Genomic window (Pseudomonas sp. L5B5):
ATCAGCCCAAGGAAACATCGCCCATGAAAGTCCTGTCGTCCCTCAAGGAAGCCAAGAATCGCCACCGTGACTGCCAGATCGTCAAGCGCCGTGGTCGGATCTATGTGATCTGCAAATCCAACCCGCGCTTCAAGGCCCGCCAGGGCGGGGCCAAGAACCGGAACAAGGGGTGAGTGCAGCGGTAGGTCGGGAGGAGCAGGGCGCTGTGCGAACTGCCCGCTCTCGACAGCGCCCCGGGCCCTGGGCGCGTTGCCCCGTGGGATG
Coding sequences:
- the ykgO gene encoding type B 50S ribosomal protein L36 → MKVLSSLKEAKNRHRDCQIVKRRGRIYVICKSNPRFKARQGGAKNRNKG